The genomic window TATTTTctcattttacccttatttcactaATTCTCCTgaccgcccaaaatatctccttttggcttattttcaatttatgtccctcctcatttaacaattgagctatttaatccttctagtaacttttacacctttttcaatttagtcattttcacttaattgactatacaaacattaaaattttctaacgaaatatTAATaccatattaataaaatttcataaatatttataaaaatatttttgactcggttttacgagatcgaggtctcgataccttgtttttacccaatttcttcaataatttctttttctaactaatcactaaatcagtaaaattcttctatctatattttcatacgattttcctatcatatcaatattcatgcaaaaatattaaaataaatttatctttaaatcggatttgtggctacaaaaccactgttccgataaccttaaatttaggccattacactcGCTCAGAGAACAAATTTATTCCACACTTCGTCCGAATCAACTATTGGCTAGAGCCCAAACTATCCCTACATTGACAGATATTTGCAGCCTCAATATCAAACCAAATTGTTACAAATCACTTACCCTAAAAACCTCACAACACATTCAAAAAAACTCTTGAAAGAATACCTAAAAGATTATAATAAATTTACccaataaaatagcaaaatacaAATGCTAAAGATACTCAAAAACTTCACAATAGTGTGCAGCACAAACAACCTATTTCTAGGCCTATTCAATTGATCAACCAACAATGTTTTGATAGGTTTGAAACACTTATTTAAAAGttgattttatcttttttattatctggagtatttatcacataaaagCTTTCATAAACAAGCTCCTCAACAACTTGAAATACACTGAAAGATAAGGATAAGGAGGAGTATCCACCtaagtttaaattattttcttttctcttcagcGCTAATTAATTAGATAATGATCATATTCTAATTTATCAGGAAATTCCTTTATCATTTATTgttaactaatattaaaatatagaacattaaaaattaactatgcaatcaccaaaaaaaaaacttaaattactCTAAATAGCTCATTCTAACTATTATTCAAGCCCATTGAAGTTTTCAACATAATTAACCATATGAAGCTTGTTTTCTTTGCCATTGTTATTAATTCTTTTACACAATGCCGTAGCTTCTATGTTTTGACCAATGACCACCAATGCATGCTCTTTTTGACAAAATAAAAGCTCCCAATTTCCATAACATCCATACACCGCCTACCCCTACTCTATTTTGACTCGCTTATCTATCTCTCCTGTTTTATTTATGTCATCATTATTTGCGTCATCTGACCAATTGCGGTAACCAAagagattcatatatattttcagaTTAAGATTGATGGTGATATCTTGAAaatgaaaacaccaaaaacatataaaatggtatttaaatattttggaaGACGAAACTCGTGCTCTGCGTGCTCTTTGTCTTGCAATTCAAAAGGCaatttgtttattatattatattaagttaaattctactattagtcccTCCACTTTAATGAGAGTTTTGGATTTAGTCCTATACTTTAATCTGCTCATTTTTAatccatatattttttaaattataaaatttcagcCCTCATCAGACGTTAcctgttaaattcattaagttaagttttattattttcaaaatatgatgcGAAAAACACATTATCACATGCGTACTGCCATGTCGGCTTGTTATTctcacatattactcactaaaaaattaattaatgaatcaACGACTATTATTTGtgtcaaaacataaattttaaattttgaaaaatatagggacttatAATGATCTATTGAAAAATATTGACTAAATCTACAATTGCACCCATAATATATGACTTGCAATTGAACTTAACTAAACGGATTTAACTTCTACTATTGGGATcaagactaaaattgatcaaattatagggactaaatcccCAACTTTTGCAAAATACAAGACTAATAGTAAAATTCAacctatatattatatatacggACAAATGATGATGCATCCAATATTTGAGTTTACACTaaatttaatatctttatttaaaaaagaatcttgatttgtttaatttatgtaaattttgaattcgtttattattttattaccatctaaaattgcattttatttaatGATCAACATCCATCGTCAAGTTTGTCGAGTATATGGAATTATAAAATTAGTGAAATATGTAAATAGACATTGAATTTGTTTTCTTTACAGATAAGGTAATCCGATGGTACTGATTTTAGCAGCACCTTTTatgttgagtttaattttttAGACTTCATTGATCAGTTTGTTGGTTTTTGGTTTTGTTATAAGATTTGACAGTTGTATACTTTTACCAAATTAGTGAAAGTGTTCAAAGGTTTGGGCAATTTTAATGTGGGAAATTTGCCTCTGCTCTCAAGCACTTGTAGACACTAAGTTGGATCCAAATCCAAGTCATTATATTGAATGCCACCAGCACTTCTAACCTTCAATCATGGTTTCACCAGTATGGCTTTTTCTGTATAAGCATGTCTATAATTGTGTTGAGAGTTCTTTTTACTAAATGCAATTACTTGATGTGGCCCTCAGCAAAATTTTCGTAGATACTTTGAGTACGATTGTTTTGCCTTCGGCCTTTTATCTACCACATTATCTCCAAATCAATGTGGACCTCAACCAATGAGGTCTAAGGTGGGGAATTCGTTGTCTAGTTTCCTAGGTTAGCCTAAACTCAGAATTGAGCATAAAAAATAGAGTATATACTTTTCTTTGTATTTGATTACTCAATGAATGATGATACGAAAGAGATTGGGGAAtattctatttatagttgaatcCCCAACGGCACATGAAATTTAAAGATTTAAGTCCATCTATAAGATAGGGTTCTAATAGAATTATGAATAAACTATACTCGAGGTTActaactattagtaagtttacgttttgatcatttaacttcaaaaagttactaaataatcactaaactattaacaaattttcatttaattcatcgGTATGTTAAAATCGTTGCTTTATGGCTTTCACTGTTCACACCGCCTGCTCCAATTAGAAGTTCTCCTTCCCTTTCTTTTTTGCAGTTCAAGTATTTTTCATGAAACATCTTTGAAAGTCATGAATTTGTGAAGCAAAACCCAAACAACTTTCTACTCATTGATGGGTACTAATCCATCGTAGCGATTGTCAAATCGTCGCTTGGAGTTTGCTAGCCGGACtttctttagaaaaaaaacttaacagtCTATTGacttgaaaacttttaaatagttcagcagcttaaatgaaaagttttgaataatttagtgaccattttgtaactttttaatattaagtaaccaaaacgtaaatttactaataatttaatgatattgagtataatttatcctaaatttaaattcattatcaAGCTGATTTCGGGGAGTAATGGTAACTATAAGTTATTTGAGCATTTATTGAACCTTTAAGCTTCTTGTAGATGACTTTATAGAACACTTTACGATTAAATCACTATTTGGGGTATGAATTTTGCAACAATCCTTATGTTGGGAGTTTTAGTTATGTTTTGGTTCAAGTTAGTTCTTAAATTTGGTAATTACTCTTATATTAGGGTCTGAACTAGGTAATTTTTCCTAcattggggtttgaatttttttttcaacttattcTCTAAACTTAGCAATTGTTCCCTAATTGGGGATGAACTTAGCAAATATTTCCACATCAGGCTttgaattttagggttttaagaaaatattaaggaTTAACTTGGAAGAAAAAACTTAAGCCCCAATGTGAAACCTTAATACGACGAGAACAATTATTAAATTCAATGACTaactagaataaaaataataatttaaacctTAATATGTGAATAATTACCAAATTCgggtaaaaaatatttaattcaattatttaataattaaattttttttaaaaaatttaaggacttttttgatatattttaaaatttcaagtatcTAATTGAGTGAAAAGatataaaaacttaattactttttctcaaaaaatttgaagattttttacgctcttaaatcatttttattttatgtggaaCTTGGTTTTAGGTGTGTAAAAGTTTGTAAATCTACAAAGAATAATTGggcttcattttctttttagccCAAAACTCAAAGCCTAAAATTGAAACCCTCAAAAACCCTAAAATGAGAAATCAGTACTCCTAATTTTACCATCCTCACCGAAACAGAGCTCGGGTACTCTCATCTTCAGCCGCAGCCATGGTACCCCCCGTTTGCTTTCCTTTATCTTCTGGGCATCCATTTTGGATCTACTTTTTCTTTCCATCAAAATGTTTCAAAATGGAGTTCATCACATAGGATAAAGATTCTACAAGAACATTTGGGTTGGGAGAATTGGGATGTAAAGTTTGggatttctttttcattttctttttctgagAAAATTAATGGTGAAATTGTGTCTATTTGGAATTTAGTGTAGTCTTTCCCATCGATATGGTACTTAAGTTATTAGTTTTGTATTGTTTACAAGACATCACTTTTAAATATCTGTATTTTACACTATTTGGTTAATCAATGATAACTTTAGGATGTTTCAAATATGTTAGTTGGTAAGGACTTAAGCATTGGGTTTCTCTTAGAAATCCTAATATGAAATTTGTCGATGAGGTTGCAAAGTTAGGGTAAATATTGTTCGTGGCTGAACTGTTTTTTTCTTTGTTGTCAATGAAGTGTAATCTATGTATTTATTGCAGAAAGGGGTTGATAAATTTATTacatttggattttattttgagAATACGTGACTTTGTATTTCAGGTGAACGTACCTAAGACGAAGAAGACCTATTGCAAGAGCAAGGAGTGCAGGAAGCACACTTTGCACAAGGTTACACAGTACAAGAAGGGCAAAGATAGTTTGGCTGCTCAAGGGAAGCGCCGTTACGATCGCAAACAATCAGGTTATGGTGGTCAGACCAAACCAGTGTTCCACAAGAAGGTAATTCCTCTTCACTTGTCTTTTATATCTTGCTTGGTGTTTAGTTATATAACCAAAATATCTAGAATTCTTATGCTGCATCTTCTGATACTAGTTAGTAAAGGATGTTTAGTTATTGCTATTTCTCGATACACCGAGAGAGGATCTAATATCTTATGCTGCATCTTCTGGTACTAGTTAGTAAGGAGTGTTTATTTAACTCATTTTGTCATTCTGATCTTTGCTATTTCTCAAGACTCCTAGCATGTTATATAATATTAATGGCATTGTATGGTTTGAATAGGCCAAGACCACCAAGAAGATTGTGCTGAGGCTGCAATGCCAGGGTTGCAAGCATGTATCCCAGCATCCAATCAAGGTTGTGCATTGAGAAAAACCCTTTGTTGACCAATGTATTTGCTTGATGAGCTAATGTGTTGGTGTTTGTGTCTTGTGTTGTTGCAGAGGTGCAAGCATTTTGAAATTGGTGGCGACAAGAAGGGGAAGGGAACATCTCTTTTCTAAATGGtgtttattcatttcatgtcatgtCATGTTGTTGGGAACTTTTTAAGACAGTATGGAATTTTAGTTTTTCTAATGTATTGTTTTTCCGAGGGATATGGTGTTCTTTAAGCACTTGATAGTTAATGGCATTGTTTGATCTATTGTCGCCATTTGTTTTAAATactgtattttaatttaattgtttttggTAACTTCAGTAATCTCTGCTATACTTTTCATGAACGAGGAATTCAATTCAGCACTCTTTAGCTCTGGAAATTGAAGGATAAATAAGATCTCAACGCAAAGCAAtctgattaattaagtaaaacagttggatattttatttctttttgcagAGTTAGAtctttttggaaattttttctcattaaagtttgatttttttttggtttaattaaatttgacaatttttctcCCATTAAAAGTTTAAACTTTTTTCTTATCTTGAATTACTTTTTCGAAGTTGtaccataataattttttaaaaatttaaaagtttaaattttaatatgaaaataattgtcaagttgatgatttaatatgaaaataattaacaaattgaAGGATTAATAtggataaataaaatttaagcctCAAACAGTTAATTTGCACTTTTTTATTACTAAGATAGATTTATCCTTAGCATAGGTTTTTTGAGGGATCATCATAGatatttagtttagtttttttttcttactaCAACTGTTGTTGTTTATTTTTGGGTTTGAGATAAACTGGATTCGAATTGGTGAAACTGTTTGAATAGTAAGTTGGAATTGGGTAATATTCAAGCAATGAGTAAATTATCCAGATATAAATACGCATATAATCTATTTATGAGCTGCTGGCTGCTGCAGTGGCATTCTTCTGATAAACAAAAACTGAGTGAAGAGTTTGGTTGTGCTTACTATAGCAAGAGAAACCTATCTTAATTTGGGCATCGGTCCTTTGGCGTTTTCCAAAATCCCTAGCCCGATCTCCTGTGGAGGCAGCCATGAGGACCCTATTTTCAACCACCAAACGCCTCATTTCTTGCACTAGCGCCACCGCCGTGGCCACCCATTCCCGTTCCTTCAGCTTGATACCCATGGTGATCGAGCACTCTTCCCGCGGCGAGAGGGCTTACGACATTTTCTCTCGTCTCCTCAAGGAAAGGATCGTCTGCATCAACGGACCCATCAACGACGACACCTCCCACGTCGTTGTGGCCCAGCTCCTCTTCCTCGAATCCGAAAACCCATCCAAGCCTATCAACATGTACCTCAACTCCCCTGGCGGTCAAGTCACTGCAggtctttcctttttttctcactttccaatttccaatAATACCCATTTCTATCACAATTCTccataatatttttag from Gossypium hirsutum isolate 1008001.06 chromosome D12, Gossypium_hirsutum_v2.1, whole genome shotgun sequence includes these protein-coding regions:
- the LOC121224140 gene encoding 60S ribosomal protein L44, producing the protein MVNVPKTKKTYCKSKECRKHTLHKVTQYKKGKDSLAAQGKRRYDRKQSGYGGQTKPVFHKKAKTTKKIVLRLQCQGCKHVSQHPIKRCKHFEIGGDKKGKGTSLF